TAAGTGGCGAAACTTTTCAACCTGTTCTAACTCGGAAATATTTAGTGTTGCCATAAATAACCCCTGCCCTCTAATGATCTCAATGTAGCGCACCACGCAACCTTTTGGAAGATGTAGAGTTGTTGTGTCAAGATTCAGTTAGTTTTGCCAGAAATTTAAGGAATTCTGCAAGGATAAATCAAACTATAGCAACCCGCAGACCCGCCACTTATTTAATTTATTTTCAGTCTTAAGGTTGAGCTAATTGCAGCTTACTTTACCCCTAGAGAGCGATAAATGACAGCAACATACAACATAATGGTTAACTTGAAAGTAGATGAAAAAGATAAGTTTTTCATCACATTGTTGTGTACTTAATTTTTTATTATCATGTAAGTAAGGTGAATCTAAATAAATAGTAAGATAGTTTGTAATTGCATTGGCGTAAGCCTTCCCGCAGGGTACGAAGTGAAACAGGCAATCGTAAAGGCTAAGATTGACTGCCTCACCTCTTTTTAGGCTCTGACGATGCTTCGTATATCTCTGGACAAGTACTACATGTTAATGGTGGAGAAGTTATCAATGGGTAAGTATAATAGCTAAGAATATTCAGTTTTGGATTTTGGATTTTTCTTTTAATCCAAAATTTCAAATCAAAAAGTTAAAATTGCTAGAATTTGGAGTCATAAATTTTTACTTATTTGTTCTTAACTTTACCTCCTTTTCTTCCATTAGAGGGATGAGTCAATGTTTAAATCTTGATAATCTACTTAACAGCGTACATTTAAAAAATAATAACTACATATATGGCATCTCTTACACCACTGCATGGCACAGAATTAGTCGATTGTGCTAGAGCAAATGCCAAGCAAGGAATTGAAACTGCTGCTTATCAATGTGGCTATGGTCAAGACCTCAACAAATTTGCACAAGAACTCAGACAAGCTTGTGAAGAGATGAATTTGCAAGTGAAGGAACTCAGTGGATTGATTACTGAACAGGACTTGATACTAGAATTAGGTACTGGCGAAATTATTGCTCCAGAGACGGAATCAGAATTGTAAAAGTTAGTCATTGGTCATTGCTCACTGGTCATTAGTGAAGAGGGCGATCGCTACTTCTAATCATCTTTGCAGAAAATAAGCCCAGACAGTAGCGATCGCACTAAGTAAAGCCCACTATAAATCAATCCAAACTTCAAAATGACGCTCTCTACGAGTTTCATAAATAAATTTAGTTGCTCTGTAACCCTTTTGGCAGAGGGGAAATAGATTCACTCCTCCTGCCTCCAGCAAGAACTGACCTCTGCCTTTTCTGGTCAAAGTCCCCTTTCTTCAGTCAGTTTGAACCAGGTTGCTGCCTCTAGTTTAGGGGAAAGTTGGAATGTGAAATATCGCATTTGTAATTTTTATTTTTGAATTGTTAAGACTTGAAACAAATTGAAACTTTCTGTAATATAGCGCGATAATACAAGGTTTCGGACGCTGGTAATTCCTATCGTCTAGCGTTGCCATAGCCCTTTCGTAGAAAAGAGGAGCTATCGCATAGCTAGTTGCTGGATAGTCTACCTGCAACAGAGTTACTCAAAAAGTCAATTATATCTTTGCTGTTTGTTGTAACCAAGATATGAATTGACAGGCAAGATGAAGCATATATAAAAAATACCTTTTTTAAATCTTTAAATATTAAAAATTTTCTTTATGCAATTTTCATATAATCCATAACCATCTGGATAAAAAATATGGGATCATCCTGTAGGTGGAAATTTTAACTTAAAGATCATCAAAACTTTGATATTCCTTTAAAAAAGGACATATCAATGTAAATATTTAAACAAAATTCCACAAGAAAGATAGACATAACACCGAGTTCTAGTGTCAAATGTGTAGTTGATTAATCCAAGAACAACAATTAAACGTAAATATGTAATACTGTTACTTTAGACTACTTAAGTATTTATCTCGATCGATTTTTGCTTTATCTCAAATTTTATGCACCTGCATATCATTGAGATTAAAATTTCTAGAGAATGGTGATTTATAATTTTTGATTAAATTCACCAAAACTCAGAAAGTTTTTCGAAATAAAAAAAGATTAGTAAGGACTGATAAGCCCTTCAGATAATCTTGAGTATTTCTTGTCATACGTGTTTTTCTGCATTTTCTTATATATCTCTGCTTTCAGAGAAGATATAAGAAGGTATGTTTTCGCGTCATGCTGTCATACTATTTTATTTTAATTAATGTTGATACAAATAAGCAGCAAATTAGTAAATCAAATTAACACAGGAGAAAATATGAGAAATAATTTGTATCAGCAATTGAGTGAAATAGTATCAATAAAAATGTTAATAGGCAGACAATGATTTGCTCATAAACATACTTAGGCTATGCTCATCACGCATTTTTTGTTGAAAACATTAAACATAAAACTAATCCCAAATTATTAATTATGGCATTAGTTTTAGAACTATTTTGAGGCATATATCTCAATGAGTGTAAACGATCAACTGCTATCAACAACTGTAAGTCCAACACCTACTAATACAACAACACCTCTTGTAGTTCCATTGGCTAGCAGCAGTCTTGCCTCTCAGGCTAGCGCCAGCGTTCTATCTCAGGGAAATGGACTAACAGGACAGTACTACGACAACATCGACTTCACTAACCTGAAGCAAACCCGCACAGATGCAACGGTGAACTTTAACTGGGGTGATGCTTCTCCAGATCCGTCGGTGGGTGCAGATACCTTCTCAGTGCGTTGGACAGGTCAGGTAGAAGCCAAGTACAGCGAGACTTACAATTTTTACACCACCGCTGATGATGGTGTGCGGTTGTGGGTGAATGGTGTACAACTCATCAATCAGTTTGTCGATCAATCAGCCACAGAATATAGTGGCTCAATTGCACTGGTTGCAGGTCAGAAGTATGATATCAGACTAGAATACTACGACAATCAGTACGAAGCTGTTTCCCAACTGGCTTGGTCAAGCACCTCTCAGACCAAAGAAATTATTCCTCAGTCTCAACTCTATAGTAATACCAGTAATACAAACACACCTGCACCTGCATCTCCTGTAATTGGTAATGGCAACGGACTCCAAGGACAGTACTACGACAACATCGACTTCACCAACCTGAAGCAAACCCGCACAGATGCAACGGTAAACTTTAACTGGGGTAGTGGTTCTCCAGATCCATCCATCGGTGTAGATACCTTCTCAGTGCGTTGGACAGGTCAGGTGCAAGCCGAGTATAGCGAGACTTACAATTTTTACACCACCGCTGATGATGGTGTGCGGTTGTGGGTGAATGGTCAACAAATCATCAATCAGTTTGTCGATCAATCAGCCACAGAATCCACTGGCTCAATTGCACTGGTTGCAGGTCAGAAGTACGATATTAAACTCGAATACTACGAAAATCAATACTATGCCGTTTCCCAACTTGCTTGGTCAAGCACCTCTCAAGCCAAGCAAATTATTCCTCAGTCTCAACTGTATAGTACTAATACACCTCCATCTCCTGTAATTGGTAATGGCAACGGACTCCAAGGACAGTACTACGACAACATCGACTTCACCAACCTGAAGCAAACCCGCACAGATGCAACGGTAAACTTTAACTGGGGTAGTGGTTCTCCAGATCCATCCATCGGTGTAGATACCTTCTCAGTGCGTTGGACAGGTCAGGTGCAAGCCGAGTATAGCGAGACTTACAATTTTTACACCACCGCTGATGATGGTGTGCGGTTGTGGGTGAATGGTCAACAAATCATCAATCAGTTTGTCGATCAATCAGCCACAGAATCCACTGGCTCAATTGCACTGGTTGCAGGTCAGAAGTACGATATTAAACTCGAATACTACGAAAATCAATACTATGCCGTTTCCCAACTTGCTTGGTCAAGCACCTCTCAAGCCAAGCAAATTATTCCTCAGTCTCAACTGTATAGTACTAATACACCTCCATCTCCTGTAATTGGTAATGGCAACGGACTCCAAGGACAGTACTACGACAACATCGACTTCACCAACCTGAAGCAAACCCGCACAGATGCGACAGTGAACTTTAACTGGGGTGAAGCTTCTCCAGATCCTTCCGTCGGCGCAGATACCTTCTCGGTGCGTTGGACAGGTCAGGTGCAAGCCGAGTACAGCGAAACTTACAATTTTTACACAACCGCTGATGATGGTGTGCGGTTGTGGGTAAATGGTGTACAACTCATCAATCAGTTTGTAGATCAATCAGCCACAGAATATAGTGGCTCAATTGCACTGGTTGCAGGTCAGAAGTACGATATTAGACTAGAATACTACGACAATCAGTACGAAGCTGTTTCCCAACTGGCTTGGTCAAGTGCCTCTCAAGCCAAGCAAATTATTCCTCAGTCTCAACTGTATTCAGCAGCTATTCAGACCGCTATCACATTAGGATCGCCTTCCGCGACTGTGAATGAAGGTAGTGGTAGTGTTAGCGTAACTATACTCAGAAATGGTGATTTAAGCGGCACATCTTCAATCAAGTATGCAACTATAGCTGGTACTGCCACAGCAGGAGTTGACTACGGAAGTGAAGGCGTGGAAAGCACTGGAACGCTTATTTTTGCGCCGGGACAAAGCAGCGCACAGGTATCCATTCCGATTGTTGACGATTCTTTGCCGGAACCAGATGAAACCTTTAGTTTTGTCATTGATCAGGCAGTGGGGGCAACACTAGGAGTCCAAAGAACTATCGGAATTACGATTCAAGACAACGATCGCTCTAGTATCGACTTCTCTCAGCCAGTAGTTAATGAGGGCGGTGGTTCTGCGACGGTGACAGCTACACGAGGTAACGCTACTGGGGTCGCTAGTGTAGACTACACAACCGTAGATGGGACTGCTAGAGTTGGAACTGACTATCGGGCTGTATCTGGAACCTTAAGTTTTGCAGTCGGACAAACTACCAAGACCATTGTTATCCCCATTATTGATGACAACATTGGGGAATCAAATGAAACATTTTCTTTGAGATACAGTAATGCAGTTGGAGTGCAGCTAACTAATCCACTGTCAAATATCACTATCATTGATAATGACTCTGGTAACTTTGCTCTAGATACAGTAGCTTCTGGTTTGACTCAACCTACAGCTTTTGACTGGTCACCTGACGGCAATACCCTGTTCGTTGCCCAGAAAGATGGGACAGTGCGAGTTGTGAAAAACGGCACTTTATTAGCAACACCATTTGTCAATATTTCTGGAGAGGTAAATAATACGCGCGATCGCGGTCTCTTAGGTATTGCCGTCAATCCAGGTTTTGGTCAAAGTCCAAACGGCAACAACTATGTTTATCTGTTGTATACCTACGATCCACCAGAAACCAATCGAAGCAATCCTAATAACAATCCCAATAGCACATTGGACGATCCTGACCAGAATGGGAATCGTACTGCACGGCTGAGTCGTTTTACAGCCGATCCCAACACTGGTTACACTACTGCGATTGCTGGCAGCGAAGTTGTGCTACTAGGCACAAATGGCACTTGGGCGAATATCAGCCATCCAGATGGAAATAGCACAGATGTCTCACTTGGCTATGCACCATCAGGAATTATCAACAGAGTTACTGGTAGGCCCTTTACCAGCTTGCAGGATTATCTCAATAATCTTGATAAAGTCCAAAATGTCCAGAATTTTATAGCCAATGACAGTGAATCTCACTCAGTTGGTTCTATTCGCTTTGGTACTGATGGCTCTCTGTTTGTTAGCTTAGGAGATGGTACTTCCTACAATGGGATAGACCCCCGAGCAATTCGCGTCCAGGATAAGAATAATTTGTCTGGTAAGATTCTGCGGATTGACGCGATTACTGGTCAAGGTTTAGCCAGTAATCCTTTCTACAACGGCGATCCCAATAGCAATATTTCCAAAGTTTATGACTTAGGTCTGCGTAACCCCTTCCGTTTCACAATTGATAAAAGAACCAATACCCCCTACATTGGTGATGTTGGCTTCGCTACTTGGGAAGAGGTAAATGTCGGCAGACCAGGAGCTAACTTTGGTTGGCCCTTCTATGAAGGTGGCCTTGATGCAAATGGCAATCCCATCAGCCTGAAACAACCGGCTTACGCTACCTTACCTGCTGCCGCGCAAAATTTATACAATCCTGGCACAGCTGCGACAGCACCAC
This Nostoc sp. C052 DNA region includes the following protein-coding sequences:
- a CDS encoding PA14 domain-containing protein, which encodes MSVNDQLLSTTVSPTPTNTTTPLVVPLASSSLASQASASVLSQGNGLTGQYYDNIDFTNLKQTRTDATVNFNWGDASPDPSVGADTFSVRWTGQVEAKYSETYNFYTTADDGVRLWVNGVQLINQFVDQSATEYSGSIALVAGQKYDIRLEYYDNQYEAVSQLAWSSTSQTKEIIPQSQLYSNTSNTNTPAPASPVIGNGNGLQGQYYDNIDFTNLKQTRTDATVNFNWGSGSPDPSIGVDTFSVRWTGQVQAEYSETYNFYTTADDGVRLWVNGQQIINQFVDQSATESTGSIALVAGQKYDIKLEYYENQYYAVSQLAWSSTSQAKQIIPQSQLYSTNTPPSPVIGNGNGLQGQYYDNIDFTNLKQTRTDATVNFNWGSGSPDPSIGVDTFSVRWTGQVQAEYSETYNFYTTADDGVRLWVNGQQIINQFVDQSATESTGSIALVAGQKYDIKLEYYENQYYAVSQLAWSSTSQAKQIIPQSQLYSTNTPPSPVIGNGNGLQGQYYDNIDFTNLKQTRTDATVNFNWGEASPDPSVGADTFSVRWTGQVQAEYSETYNFYTTADDGVRLWVNGVQLINQFVDQSATEYSGSIALVAGQKYDIRLEYYDNQYEAVSQLAWSSASQAKQIIPQSQLYSAAIQTAITLGSPSATVNEGSGSVSVTILRNGDLSGTSSIKYATIAGTATAGVDYGSEGVESTGTLIFAPGQSSAQVSIPIVDDSLPEPDETFSFVIDQAVGATLGVQRTIGITIQDNDRSSIDFSQPVVNEGGGSATVTATRGNATGVASVDYTTVDGTARVGTDYRAVSGTLSFAVGQTTKTIVIPIIDDNIGESNETFSLRYSNAVGVQLTNPLSNITIIDNDSGNFALDTVASGLTQPTAFDWSPDGNTLFVAQKDGTVRVVKNGTLLATPFVNISGEVNNTRDRGLLGIAVNPGFGQSPNGNNYVYLLYTYDPPETNRSNPNNNPNSTLDDPDQNGNRTARLSRFTADPNTGYTTAIAGSEVVLLGTNGTWANISHPDGNSTDVSLGYAPSGIINRVTGRPFTSLQDYLNNLDKVQNVQNFIANDSESHSVGSIRFGTDGSLFVSLGDGTSYNGIDPRAIRVQDKNNLSGKILRIDAITGQGLASNPFYNGDPNSNISKVYDLGLRNPFRFTIDKRTNTPYIGDVGFATWEEVNVGRPGANFGWPFYEGGLDANGNPISLKQPAYATLPAAAQNLYNPGTAATAPLYTYKHFGSNSILVGDFYTGSTFPSIYQGALFVGDFSQGTIDALILDSQGKVVSVKRFASQTDRPNLGLPTQITTGPDGNLYYANLTGGQINRFRPV